In Atopobium sp. oral taxon 416, the genomic stretch ATGCTGGCCATCCTGCCAGATATAGTGGGTATCGCAGGCGTTCAACTTGCCAGGTGCCGCAGCCGCCGCCTGGGCCACCATGGCCAGCGAGATATCGAAGTGGTTGTTGGAGTGTACGCCCCAGGTGAGGTCCATGTCGTGGCACAGCTGTGCCACACGCACACATCCCTCCATGGTCCAGAAGTGGGGATCTGCCAGTGGAATGGTTACAGAGTCCAGGCGGATAGCTGCCTTCATCTCGCGCCAGTCGGTATCAATCATGTTCGTTGCGGTCGGAAGGCCCGTCAGACGGTGAAACTCCGCCATGACCTCACGACCGGAGAAGCGTCCCTCAGCACCACAGGGGTCCTCGACATATGCCAGAACACCGGTCATGTCACGACAGAGTTTCAGAGACTCCTTCAGCGACCAGCAACCATTGGGGTCGATGGTTATGCGCGCATCCGGGAAGCAATTCTTTAGCGCCTTGATGGCCTTGATCTCCTCCTTACCCTCGAAGACACCACCCTTCAGCTTGAAATCATGGAAGCCGAAGCGCTCCTGAGCGGCTTCGGCCTGGTGTACGATAGCCTCCGGGGTCAGGGCGGGCTCGCGACGGACACGTCCCCACTCATCGGAGTTGTCATCGTCGTGGATGTAGGGCAGGTCGGTCTTCGTGCGATCACCGACATAGAACAGGTAGGCCAGGAAACGCACCGAGTCGCGCTGCTGTCCCTCACCCAGCAGAGCCGCCACCGGCACCTCAAGGTGCTTGCCCATGATGTCAAGCATGGGCGTTTCGACGCCGGTAAGCACGTTGGTGACCTTCTTGAATATCTGCGCGTGAGCAGTCTCCTGACCTGTGGGCTGAGCTTTGCCCTGAATCTGCTGCTCCAGCATCGTGCGACAGGACCTCACCACGTTCTTCCACTGCGAGACGGGCTTGCCAACCACGAGGGGTATGCAGGACTCCAGGCGCTTGGTAATGACCTCGCCACCAGGTACCTCTCCCACGCCCTCATAACCCTGTGAGTCATGCATCACGACGACGTTCCGCGTGAAAAAAGGCTCGTGAGCTCCAGCCTGGTTCAGCAGCATACTGTCATAGCCTGCTACAGGAACAACTTCCATACTCTCGATTGTAGGTACCATGCCATCCTCCGTTTCCCAGGGCCGTTTGTCCTTCAGCAAACAAAACGATAGGTTGGTTCAGGACACATAGCCATGGACTCAGTAACAGACCGTCCAGGCCATATAGGGAGTTGTAGCTGTCATGCATAACATGATATATCATATTACATAGTGATACTCATCGGACGAAAGACCAGAGACGTGCCATGAACTTAGACCCCAAAATCGCAAAGAGCATCGTGACCAGCCTGAAGGACGTGGTCAACCACGAGATTAACCTCTTTGACACGACGGGACGCGTGGTGGCCAGCACCGATGCCTCACGCGTCGGTACCACGCACGATGCGGCCAGGCTTGCCGCAAAGACCAGCCAAACGGTAGCAGTTGACGACAGCGACCAGTTCAAGGGTGCCAAGCATGGAATCAACGTGCCCGTATTGTTCAACGGAGCCGTTGTGGCAGTCGTTGGAATGACCGGCGAGCTGGACGAGGTCAGCTCCTTTGGCACCATCATCGGAAGGATGACAGAAATACTCATTCGTGAGAACCACGATCAGGTGGTCCGATTCGACGCAATGGAGCGCTTCTCAAACCTTGTGAACCTGCTGGTTCTAAAGCACCACGATCACAGTCTCGTAGACTACCTTGCCTCGGTGCTGAACATCGACTTTTCGATTCCTCGCAAAGCCGTTGTGGGAAGACGTGCCGACAACGAGCGGATGGACAAAATTGGCGACGTCTACCCCATCCTCTACGCGCGGTTATCCCAGGAACCCGGCTGCTTCTTCTCCACAACCGAAAAGGAGGTGAGAATATTCGCCAACAGGGAGGGAAGCAAGCTCTCCACCTTTGTTCGTAACATCCATAAGGACCTCGAGAACCATCTGGACGCGGAATTCTATTTCGGCGTAGGCGACACTGCGATGTCCGAGGAAGAGTATTGGAGAAGCTACGAGAGGGCCAGCAGGGCATTGAGTTGGTCGCTGTTCAAGCATGAGGGGAACGTCCGGTTTTTTGAGAGCATGGACGAGGGCATCGTCTTTACGGCCATCCCAAAGGACGAGTCCGCCAGCTTCGTGAATCACGTGTTCGGAGATCTCTCCGACAAAGAAATCGATGACTTCCAAGTGGTGTTCGATTCGTACGCCCGACACAACGGAAGCATTACCCACAGCGCAGACGAGCTCTTTCTGCACAAGAACACGCTCCAGAACAGGCTGAACAAGATTGCACGCATGACCGGTTATAACCCCCGAGACCTGTCAGACTACGCTGTGCTCTCCATGGCGTTCAAACTCAGGAGCTATCTACGCCAAAGATAAGTGCTTCGTGGTAAAAAAGTTCGCCCTATACAGAAAAGGTCCGCGCAGCTCAAAATGAACTGCGCGGGCCCCCTCTTTCGCTTTTCGATGTCTCGCTATACAAGACCTAGGGCATGAACACGCCGGTCACGATGCCAAACAGAACGACGACGACATTAATAGCCCAAAGCTTGAGGAACGAGAACTTGATGTGCTCGTCGATCGTGATTCCGGTAAGGTCTGTCGCAATGTAGAGCTGCGGCTGCGCCACAACCGAGACCATCGAGCCGAAGTTCATGTAGAGCGCTGCAATGACAACCTGCGCAGGCACACCATACTGAGCCGAGAAGGCAATAATCAGGGGCATAAGCGCATAGAACCAGGTATCGTTTGTGAACACCAGCATGAGCGGTGTGCTGCACAGGGCAATGATGAGATACAGGTAGGGACCCATGACAGAAGGAACGAGGGCCATCAGCAACTGGACCATGGCATCGAGCATGCCGCTGTCCTGCATCACGCCGACAACGACACCCGATAGAAGCACTGCGGGAAGGACGGGGAACAAGGAGCTGGCGTACTTCTTGAGCAGCTTGTTCTGCTGCTTCAAATCCCTGTAATTAACTTGCAGGCCAATAACCAGGCCAAATGCGAATACGTAGTACTGGGGAATGCTGCTGAATGCGATGAGGCAAAACACCAGGAAAGCAGTGAACAGCAGGTTAAAGGCAAAGCGATTATGCCTCGTGAGCTCCGTGTCCTTGAACTGAGCTAAAAGCTCCTCGTTCGAGATCTCGATGCCCTCCTTCTGGTTCTTGCGCTCCTTGGCACCAAAGTAGAGGGCAATACCAATGACCAGGACAAACATGAAAATCTGAATCGGGACAATCTTGATAAACAGGTCGGTGCCGGTGATACCCTGATCGGCAACTAAGGAAGCTGCACGCAGAATCTTCGGGTTCCAGGGCGTATTGCACATGATGAGAATGGCAACACAAGTCAAGAAAGGCAAGATCTTCTTGTCGACACCAAACTTCTCGTAGAGGGGAAGCATCAGCGGAACTGTTATCAGAAACACCGACGTGATGGACCCATCAAGCTCGCAAATGCACGCGACGATTACCGTCAGCACACAGATGACCGGAGCGGATACCTTAATGCGCCTCATGAGGAACTTGACAATGTCGTCAAACATGCCTGTGTCCGCCACCATCATGAAATATGGAAGCGAGAAGAGCATCATCAAGGAGATGGACGTCGTCTTTGAGAAACCGTCCTTGAGCCAGGTGCCAAACGTACCGGGAAGACTAGTGATGTCCACTGCCGTGAAGCTGCCCGCCGCCACATAAACGGCAATCAGCCCCGCAACCAACGGAAACACCGTGAAGGCAAGCAGCGTGCTCACCTTGTTCTTCAGCAGCACGACCGTAATCACAATCATGGTCGCGAATCCAAGCAATGCCAATCCCAAGTTCACGTAGACCCCTCCAATCGACAGTTCCTCACCCCGGGAAGCCCGACGGAGTATGACGAGGCTAACGAATGTTGAACTATATTCATACTTCATACAGTTCCCTTACCTGCCACATATCGAATTCTACGGTGACTATCGTTTGCCAAAAAGTCTGCTTGGAACAAAAGAGTGGCTTCCGAGCAACTTAAATCATGTTCTGCATAACAATGCCTCTGAAATGGCACCGCGTGATACTACTTTCACGAAGGTCCTGTATCAGAAGTAGCTGGAGAGGAGGACACGATGGGACAGAAAATCTTCTACGCACCCGTGAACCACCCACACCTGGGCGACGAGCTCAACCTACTCTTCAAACATGCCATCGATGCATACTGCGTTGCACCGCACGTTTGGAACGTGGGCGGAAACGACGACGTCTGCGCCTACTTGATGGACACAAGCGGCGGACTCGTGCTTCTGGATACGGGATATAGAGCGTCCGTATACCTCATGGTCGACCACATCTGGAGACTGGGGTTCGATCCCGCGGACATCCATAAGGTGCTCTTGTCGCACTGGCATTGGGACCATGCAAACGGTGCATCCTACATTCAGGGTCTCTCGGATTGCGAAATCTGGCTGTCTCAGCAAGACGAGGTTCTTCACCAGAA encodes the following:
- a CDS encoding enolase C-terminal domain-like protein, whose product is MVPTIESMEVVPVAGYDSMLLNQAGAHEPFFTRNVVVMHDSQGYEGVGEVPGGEVITKRLESCIPLVVGKPVSQWKNVVRSCRTMLEQQIQGKAQPTGQETAHAQIFKKVTNVLTGVETPMLDIMGKHLEVPVAALLGEGQQRDSVRFLAYLFYVGDRTKTDLPYIHDDDNSDEWGRVRREPALTPEAIVHQAEAAQERFGFHDFKLKGGVFEGKEEIKAIKALKNCFPDARITIDPNGCWSLKESLKLCRDMTGVLAYVEDPCGAEGRFSGREVMAEFHRLTGLPTATNMIDTDWREMKAAIRLDSVTIPLADPHFWTMEGCVRVAQLCHDMDLTWGVHSNNHFDISLAMVAQAAAAAPGKLNACDTHYIWQDGQHLGKVAPHFEDGCLRVPRDGVGLDIELDHQKLKAAHKLYVDNGCGTRDDARGMQFYIPGWKYDSHRPAMVR
- a CDS encoding sugar diacid recognition domain-containing protein, which produces MNLDPKIAKSIVTSLKDVVNHEINLFDTTGRVVASTDASRVGTTHDAARLAAKTSQTVAVDDSDQFKGAKHGINVPVLFNGAVVAVVGMTGELDEVSSFGTIIGRMTEILIRENHDQVVRFDAMERFSNLVNLLVLKHHDHSLVDYLASVLNIDFSIPRKAVVGRRADNERMDKIGDVYPILYARLSQEPGCFFSTTEKEVRIFANREGSKLSTFVRNIHKDLENHLDAEFYFGVGDTAMSEEEYWRSYERASRALSWSLFKHEGNVRFFESMDEGIVFTAIPKDESASFVNHVFGDLSDKEIDDFQVVFDSYARHNGSITHSADELFLHKNTLQNRLNKIARMTGYNPRDLSDYAVLSMAFKLRSYLRQR
- a CDS encoding SLC13 family permease codes for the protein MKYEYSSTFVSLVILRRASRGEELSIGGVYVNLGLALLGFATMIVITVVLLKNKVSTLLAFTVFPLVAGLIAVYVAAGSFTAVDITSLPGTFGTWLKDGFSKTTSISLMMLFSLPYFMMVADTGMFDDIVKFLMRRIKVSAPVICVLTVIVACICELDGSITSVFLITVPLMLPLYEKFGVDKKILPFLTCVAILIMCNTPWNPKILRAASLVADQGITGTDLFIKIVPIQIFMFVLVIGIALYFGAKERKNQKEGIEISNEELLAQFKDTELTRHNRFAFNLLFTAFLVFCLIAFSSIPQYYVFAFGLVIGLQVNYRDLKQQNKLLKKYASSLFPVLPAVLLSGVVVGVMQDSGMLDAMVQLLMALVPSVMGPYLYLIIALCSTPLMLVFTNDTWFYALMPLIIAFSAQYGVPAQVVIAALYMNFGSMVSVVAQPQLYIATDLTGITIDEHIKFSFLKLWAINVVVVLFGIVTGVFMP